One genomic window of Gammaproteobacteria bacterium includes the following:
- a CDS encoding septation protein A, which translates to MKLLFDFFPIFLFFVTYKFYGVYAATGVAMAASFIQLAVDRIKNKRFETMYLVTFFSILMLGSATLFLHNEIFIKWKPTILNWLFGVIFIGSSIIGKKPLIQRTLEKKIQLPPLVWQRLNISWAIFFLLIGAANLFVVYHYSTNTWVNFKLFGMFGLMLVFAIAQGLYLSKYIEVTTEQK; encoded by the coding sequence ATGAAATTATTATTTGATTTTTTCCCTATATTTCTTTTTTTTGTTACTTACAAATTTTATGGAGTATATGCTGCAACAGGGGTAGCGATGGCAGCCTCTTTCATTCAACTAGCTGTTGACCGAATCAAAAATAAACGATTTGAAACTATGTACTTGGTCACTTTTTTCTCCATTTTGATGTTGGGAAGTGCCACGCTTTTTTTACATAATGAAATCTTTATAAAATGGAAGCCCACTATCCTTAACTGGTTGTTTGGTGTGATTTTTATTGGTTCTTCGATAATTGGTAAAAAGCCCCTCATACAACGTACTCTTGAAAAGAAGATTCAACTGCCACCTTTAGTATGGCAGCGCCTAAACATTAGCTGGGCTATTTTTTTCCTGCTTATCGGTGCCGCTAATTTATTCGTGGTTTATCACTATTCGACTAATACTTGGGTCAATTTCAAGCTTTTTGGGATGTTTGGACTGATGTTAGTGTTTGCAATTGCGCAAGGACTTTATTTATCTAAATATATTGAAGTTACGACTGAACAAAAATAA
- a CDS encoding BolA family transcriptional regulator — protein sequence MNETRITWIREKLSIALSPSLLNIQDDSHKHAGHEGAKGGAGHFSLEIASPLFEKKSLIECHRMIYEVLDEAIPAEIHALKIKITRSD from the coding sequence ATTAATGAAACCCGCATCACCTGGATACGTGAAAAACTGAGTATCGCTCTATCACCTAGCCTTTTGAACATTCAAGATGATAGCCATAAACATGCTGGACATGAAGGCGCCAAAGGGGGCGCGGGCCATTTCTCTCTTGAGATAGCCTCGCCCCTTTTTGAAAAAAAGTCATTGATTGAGTGTCACCGCATGATTTACGAAGTACTCGATGAAGCAATTCCTGCAGAAATTCATGCACTAAAAATTAAGATAACCAGATCTGATTAA
- a CDS encoding segregation/condensation protein A gives METLAPEIELQEAVAFIKGEAITELPLDLYIPPQALRVFLEAFEGPMDLLLYLIKKQNLDILNIPIAEVTRQYVEYVELMHELNLELAADYLVMAAFLAEVKSRLLLPKPPSQNTEEVDPRAELIRKLQEYERFKKAAEDLDTLPRVERDVFPVNPQPPEMSSTKPQPTVEIKDLLLALAGVLQRVKHTTHHHIQLETLSIRERMTEILNRVQADKFTGFSDFFSLKEGRIGVVVTFIAILELLRQSLIEIIQSQSYAPIHIRAVSR, from the coding sequence ATGGAAACCCTGGCCCCTGAAATTGAATTGCAGGAAGCAGTTGCATTCATCAAAGGAGAAGCCATCACCGAACTACCCTTGGATTTATACATCCCTCCTCAGGCATTGAGAGTTTTCCTCGAGGCATTTGAGGGGCCTATGGATCTGCTCTTGTATTTAATTAAAAAGCAAAATTTAGATATCTTGAATATACCTATTGCTGAGGTGACCCGGCAGTACGTTGAGTATGTGGAATTGATGCATGAACTCAACTTAGAGCTAGCCGCAGACTATTTGGTGATGGCTGCCTTTTTAGCTGAAGTTAAGTCACGATTATTATTACCCAAGCCCCCCAGCCAAAACACAGAAGAGGTTGATCCAAGGGCAGAATTGATACGGAAATTACAAGAGTATGAGCGCTTTAAGAAAGCTGCTGAGGACTTAGACACGCTACCACGAGTAGAGCGAGATGTGTTTCCCGTTAATCCTCAGCCTCCAGAAATGAGTTCAACTAAGCCTCAGCCCACAGTAGAAATTAAAGATTTATTGCTCGCGCTGGCAGGTGTTTTACAACGGGTTAAACATACCACTCATCATCACATTCAACTCGAAACCTTATCTATTCGAGAAAGGATGACGGAAATTTTAAACCGTGTCCAGGCCGACAAATTTACAGGCTTCTCTGATTTCTTTTCTTTGAAAGAGGGGCGCATAGGTGTAGTGGTTACTTTCATTGCAATTTTGGAATTACTACGTCAATCATTGATAGAGATAATACAATCACAATCTTACGCGCCTATTCATATCAGGGCCGTAAGTCGTTAA
- a CDS encoding YciI family protein — translation MYYSIIAEDAENSAEKRRQGRVAHLQRLHVLNQQGRLLVAGPHLKAEEEDTETYCGSLIVADFDSLTAAQQWADADPYLQTGVYSQISVKPFVKVFP, via the coding sequence ATGTATTACTCAATCATTGCAGAAGATGCAGAAAATAGCGCTGAAAAGCGACGTCAAGGTCGGGTAGCCCACCTTCAAAGACTGCACGTATTGAATCAGCAGGGTAGATTACTCGTAGCAGGACCCCATCTTAAAGCAGAGGAAGAAGATACTGAAACCTATTGTGGAAGTTTAATTGTGGCTGATTTTGATTCCTTAACGGCCGCCCAACAATGGGCCGATGCAGATCCTTATTTACAGACGGGTGTTTATAGCCAAATTTCCGTAAAACCGTTTGTAAAGGTATTTCCCTAG
- the purC gene encoding phosphoribosylaminoimidazolesuccinocarboxamide synthase translates to MKKISELYSGKAKTLYTTDKDDLLLVHFRDDTSAFDGLKVEQLPRKGMVNNYFNAYIMSYLQNQGIPTHFIELYSDTESIVRKLDMIPVECVIRNIAAGSICRRLGIVEGTEMPHPIFEFFLKNDALHDPMINESHILTFNWASEAEIEAMKALTFQVNELLKPLFMNAGMILVDYKLEFGRSDQGILLGDEFTPDGCRLWDVNTREKLDKDRFRRDMGNVIESYEIASQRLGIHIPS, encoded by the coding sequence ATGAAGAAGATAAGTGAGTTATATTCTGGAAAAGCAAAGACGCTTTATACCACAGATAAAGATGATCTCCTTCTCGTTCATTTTCGGGATGACACTTCTGCGTTTGATGGTCTTAAAGTAGAACAGCTGCCTCGTAAGGGGATGGTTAATAATTACTTTAATGCCTATATCATGTCCTATCTTCAGAATCAGGGAATACCCACACACTTTATCGAGTTATATTCCGACACAGAATCAATCGTTAGAAAACTGGATATGATTCCAGTAGAGTGCGTTATTCGAAACATCGCAGCCGGTAGTATTTGTAGACGTCTCGGTATTGTTGAAGGCACTGAAATGCCGCACCCCATTTTTGAATTCTTCCTAAAAAATGATGCTCTCCATGATCCTATGATCAATGAATCTCATATTCTGACTTTCAATTGGGCTAGTGAGGCAGAAATTGAGGCAATGAAGGCCCTGACATTTCAAGTAAATGAACTCCTTAAACCTTTATTTATGAATGCGGGAATGATTCTCGTCGATTATAAATTAGAGTTTGGTCGGTCTGATCAGGGGATTTTATTGGGAGATGAATTTACCCCAGATGGCTGTCGTCTTTGGGATGTAAACACACGAGAAAAGCTTGATAAAGATAGATTTAGACGTGACATGGGAAATGTTATTGAGTCTTACGAAATTGCTTCTCAACGGTTAGGGATTCATATCCCTTCCTGA